From Spirochaetota bacterium, the proteins below share one genomic window:
- a CDS encoding CTP synthase: protein MKDKKTKFIFVTGGVCSSLGKGISTASLGLLLEGHGYKLSIIKMDPYINIDPGTMSPFQHGEVYVTEDGAETDLDLGYYERLTNAKLTRKNSVSTGQIYYEVIMRERRGDYLGRTVQVIPHITNEIKKRIYDVANEDDLDFLLVEIGGTVGDIESIPFLEAIRQIRQELGKTRVLNVHLTLVPTITVAGEQKTKPTQHSVKELMELGILPDILLCRSSRPLSDELKSKIALFCNVSEKNVISAVDISRSIYEIPYMLHENKYDEVVLEHFGLPVKPLHLPEWDKFIKSLMNPKKKVTIAVVGKYISLQDSYRSIYEALIHGAVANDAELEIIRVESEEIERKYVNKLDDLFKGVNGILIPGGFGNRGIEGKIATIEYARVNKIPLFGICLGLQCAVIEFARHVCGMENANSTEFDPTTPYPVISLLEEQELIDKMGGTMRLGAYLCVFKDGTKIKSIYNADSAMERHRHRFEFTLKYKKIFEDNGMILSGFHPENYLVETIEYKEHPWFICTQFHPEFKSKPVKPHPLFKDFIRASLENIR, encoded by the coding sequence ATGAAAGACAAAAAGACTAAATTTATTTTTGTAACTGGCGGTGTGTGTTCTTCTCTTGGAAAAGGGATATCAACAGCTTCATTGGGGTTGTTACTTGAAGGGCATGGGTATAAGCTTTCAATAATAAAGATGGACCCGTATATAAATATTGACCCTGGTACCATGAGTCCATTCCAGCATGGTGAAGTATATGTTACGGAAGATGGTGCCGAAACCGACCTTGACTTAGGCTACTATGAGCGTTTAACCAATGCAAAACTTACCCGCAAAAACTCAGTATCTACAGGTCAAATTTACTATGAGGTGATAATGCGTGAGCGCCGTGGCGATTATTTAGGCAGGACTGTACAGGTGATACCGCATATTACCAATGAAATCAAAAAGCGAATATATGATGTTGCAAATGAAGATGATCTTGACTTCCTGCTTGTTGAGATTGGGGGGACAGTTGGTGATATTGAATCAATTCCGTTTTTGGAGGCAATCAGGCAGATACGACAGGAGCTGGGGAAAACAAGAGTTCTTAATGTTCACTTAACACTGGTGCCCACAATCACAGTAGCAGGTGAACAAAAAACAAAGCCCACACAGCATTCAGTAAAAGAGTTAATGGAACTGGGGATATTGCCTGATATCCTGCTGTGCCGTTCTTCGCGGCCACTTAGTGATGAGTTAAAGAGCAAGATAGCGTTATTCTGTAATGTTTCGGAAAAAAATGTTATTTCAGCAGTTGATATAAGCCGTTCTATTTATGAAATTCCGTACATGCTGCATGAAAACAAATACGATGAGGTAGTTCTTGAGCATTTTGGCCTTCCTGTAAAACCGTTACATCTTCCTGAATGGGACAAATTTATCAAATCGTTAATGAACCCAAAGAAAAAGGTTACGATAGCTGTTGTTGGGAAGTATATTTCATTGCAGGATTCATACCGATCAATTTACGAAGCACTAATTCATGGTGCTGTTGCCAATGATGCAGAACTTGAAATAATACGGGTTGAGTCCGAAGAAATTGAACGGAAATATGTGAATAAGCTGGATGATTTATTTAAAGGAGTTAATGGGATATTAATACCCGGTGGATTTGGCAATAGGGGAATTGAGGGTAAAATTGCCACAATAGAATATGCACGGGTAAACAAAATACCACTTTTTGGAATTTGCCTGGGACTACAATGTGCAGTAATAGAGTTTGCTAGGCATGTGTGTGGTATGGAAAACGCAAATTCCACTGAATTTGATCCCACCACACCGTATCCTGTGATATCGCTTTTGGAAGAGCAGGAACTCATCGATAAGATGGGTGGTACCATGCGGCTTGGTGCATATTTATGTGTATTTAAAGATGGTACAAAAATTAAATCAATCTACAATGCTGATTCAGCAATGGAACGCCACAGGCATAGGTTTGAATTTACCCTTAAATATAAGAAAATATTTGAGGATAATGGCATGATTTTGTCAGGCTTTCATCCTGAAAATTATCTGGTGGAAACAATTGAATACAAGGAACACCCATGGTTTATCTGTACACAATTTCATCCTGAATTTAAATCAAAGCCTGTTAAGCCACATCCATTATTTAAGGATTTTATTCGTGCTTCATTGGAAAATATACGATGA
- a CDS encoding ATP-binding protein: MRWYIKDYFKAFITKKNIKNSLIFIGAFFVFAIIIAFLLPPQSEDASVGEGFFVNLVMIVPLAAAVFFILISFRLKVHPEVIYSSSIRAKIILALIVIATVPTIPIIVITSNILNSTINQFFTEKTVAALEKSVDLANEKILAMEDILVEQLNQLKYDLNNNFISPAYMMHPAFSKRYMNANISLLVAVIETKAELNNKVRVLYSINDNYAILSNIIIFLGLTRITDATNCYRLSIMNNVYSVAYTQYGPYCIVLYRLIPKDMFITVDFINTSYSEYKKQEFLKPYFQTGIGIALILLSLGIILLAIVLSIMISQSITRPVFELVTAAQKIAKGDFSINLTRKEQDEIAVLYESFNQMARQLEHGRKMMYQTQKLQAWSDIARKLIHEIKNPLTPIRLSAERLYRRYEENHPEFPAIVKDATKTIVEEVNILMNMLSEFSKFARLPEINMVKENINSIIENCVAMYQGNEMISFIVDLDATVPPVMCDKALLRQAFLNIIQNSIEAKATVMTVTSKYDGENNFVYVQFKDNGVGISEENLNKVFEPTFSTKESGMGLGLAIVEKIIIDHKWNIACESQQGHGTQFIITIPLQ, translated from the coding sequence ATGCGATGGTATATAAAAGATTATTTCAAAGCATTTATTACAAAGAAAAATATTAAAAATTCGCTAATTTTTATTGGTGCATTTTTTGTCTTTGCAATTATCATAGCATTTCTTTTACCTCCTCAGAGTGAAGACGCTTCAGTAGGTGAAGGTTTTTTTGTAAATCTTGTTATGATTGTTCCACTTGCCGCTGCAGTATTTTTTATATTAATATCATTTAGACTAAAGGTTCATCCTGAAGTTATCTATAGCAGCAGTATAAGGGCTAAAATAATTTTGGCATTAATTGTTATTGCTACTGTCCCAACTATCCCTATTATTGTGATTACAAGCAACATTTTGAATTCAACTATTAATCAGTTCTTTACAGAGAAAACTGTTGCTGCACTGGAAAAATCCGTTGACCTTGCAAATGAAAAGATACTTGCAATGGAAGACATTCTTGTAGAGCAACTGAATCAGCTTAAATATGATTTGAATAATAATTTTATAAGTCCGGCGTATATGATGCACCCGGCATTTAGTAAACGATATATGAATGCAAATATATCGTTGTTAGTGGCAGTAATAGAAACAAAAGCTGAGCTTAACAATAAAGTGAGAGTTTTATATTCTATTAATGATAATTATGCTATTTTATCTAATATTATTATATTTTTGGGGTTGACACGCATTACTGATGCAACTAATTGCTACAGATTGTCTATTATGAACAATGTATATTCTGTTGCATATACTCAGTATGGTCCCTACTGTATTGTATTGTATAGGTTAATACCCAAAGACATGTTTATAACAGTTGATTTTATAAATACCTCTTACAGCGAATATAAAAAGCAAGAATTCCTAAAACCTTATTTTCAAACTGGCATTGGCATAGCATTGATACTACTTTCACTAGGCATTATTCTTCTGGCTATTGTGTTAAGTATCATGATTTCGCAAAGTATTACACGCCCGGTATTTGAACTGGTTACAGCAGCTCAAAAGATTGCAAAAGGTGATTTTTCAATAAATCTTACAAGAAAAGAGCAGGATGAGATAGCTGTTTTATATGAATCATTTAACCAGATGGCCAGACAACTTGAGCATGGCAGGAAAATGATGTACCAGACGCAGAAGCTACAGGCTTGGAGTGATATAGCCAGAAAACTGATACATGAAATTAAAAATCCTCTCACACCTATAAGATTGTCAGCCGAAAGACTTTATCGCAGATATGAAGAAAATCATCCCGAATTCCCAGCAATTGTAAAAGATGCAACCAAGACCATTGTTGAAGAAGTTAATATCTTAATGAACATGCTTTCGGAATTTTCAAAATTTGCCCGGCTGCCAGAAATTAATATGGTCAAAGAAAACATTAATAGTATTATTGAAAATTGCGTTGCAATGTATCAGGGCAATGAGATGATTTCATTTATTGTTGACCTGGATGCTACTGTTCCACCGGTTATGTGTGATAAAGCATTATTGCGGCAGGCTTTTTTAAATATTATACAAAATTCAATTGAAGCTAAAGCAACAGTGATGACTGTTACCAGTAAATATGATGGAGAGAACAATTTTGTATATGTGCAGTTTAAGGATAATGGAGTAGGAATTTCTGAAGAAAATCTTAATAAGGTTTTTGAACCAACCTTTTCAACTAAAGAAAGCGGTATGGGTCTTGGACTTGCAATAGTTGAAAAAATTATAATTGACCACAAATGGAATATTGCCTGTGAGTCACAGCAAGGGCATGGAACACAATTTATAATTACTATTCCTCTACAATAG
- the hprK gene encoding HPr(Ser) kinase/phosphatase: MKKQLRIRDILENTQKIDLQLILIAGREGLDKAITAIEINRPGLTLAGFFDYFAYDRIQIFGLGETAYIKQLSRERREEIYSKFFSYGIVCCVYTHNEYPDEVFIEYAQRYKVPTFVTQHPTTRFISLLTHIVEAAFAESVTIHGTLVDVFGIGILLIGKSGVGKSEAALELIERGHRLVADDMVEIKKIDESLLMGSGSELIRHHMEIRGIGILNVRDIFGIRSVRNRKRIELVAELQEWDPTTHYDRLGIEEQVYTILDIEVPYIVVPVRPGRNIPIIIETAALNQRLKKMGIFSAQELDRKIQEWIARENNSK, from the coding sequence ATGAAAAAACAATTACGCATCCGTGATATTTTAGAAAACACACAAAAGATTGACCTGCAGCTTATATTGATAGCCGGCAGGGAAGGACTTGATAAAGCTATCACCGCAATTGAAATCAACCGCCCGGGCCTTACTCTGGCGGGTTTTTTTGATTATTTTGCCTATGACCGCATCCAGATTTTTGGCCTTGGTGAGACAGCTTACATTAAACAATTATCCCGGGAAAGGCGTGAAGAAATATATAGTAAATTTTTTTCCTACGGGATAGTATGCTGTGTGTATACTCATAATGAATATCCGGATGAAGTGTTCATTGAATATGCCCAAAGATATAAAGTGCCCACCTTTGTTACTCAGCATCCCACAACCCGCTTTATAAGTTTGTTAACACATATAGTTGAAGCTGCCTTTGCCGAATCGGTAACTATCCATGGTACACTTGTTGATGTATTTGGCATAGGAATATTGCTTATTGGAAAAAGTGGAGTTGGCAAAAGTGAAGCAGCTTTGGAGTTAATAGAACGCGGGCACCGGTTAGTTGCTGATGATATGGTTGAGATAAAGAAAATTGATGAATCATTGCTTATGGGAAGTGGTTCAGAACTTATACGCCATCATATGGAAATACGGGGTATTGGAATATTAAATGTCCGTGATATATTTGGTATTAGATCGGTACGAAACAGAAAGCGCATTGAGCTTGTAGCAGAATTACAGGAGTGGGATCCTACTACACATTATGACAGATTAGGGATAGAGGAACAAGTATATACTATACTTGATATTGAAGTTCCATATATTGTTGTTCCTGTAAGGCCTGGAAGAAATATCCCGATAATTATAGAAACCGCTGCACTCAATCAACGGTTGAAAAAGATGGGTATTTTTTCAGCACAGGAGCTTGATAGGAAGATACAGGAGTGGATTGCAAGGGAGAATAATAGTAAATGA
- a CDS encoding HPr family phosphocarrier protein, giving the protein MKEKKVKVKSDAGVHARPASILVREAMKFPCDIYIIKGNMEANGKSIMSVLGLAITKGSLLIIRANGEKEEEAVDRLSALIENDFAELASK; this is encoded by the coding sequence ATGAAAGAAAAGAAGGTAAAGGTAAAAAGTGATGCAGGTGTCCATGCTCGTCCAGCATCTATACTGGTACGAGAGGCAATGAAATTTCCATGTGATATCTATATCATAAAAGGCAATATGGAAGCAAACGGCAAGTCGATTATGTCAGTGTTGGGGCTTGCTATTACAAAAGGTAGTTTGCTCATAATTAGGGCTAATGGAGAAAAGGAGGAAGAAGCAGTGGACAGATTGTCAGCTTTGATTGAAAATGATTTTGCGGAGTTAGCTTCAAAATGA
- a CDS encoding insulinase family protein codes for MRKKIFVIILFGIVSLPFLVSGKSPITLPHIETIKSNGVNVYYTQDTLPQCTVYISIGAGTLYENAHNAGISQMAALVLSLGGSKNYPSINEYIDAVGGRYSVSASFETVTITMRVHQDEAVKAFAILADIIANPLFDEKLVATARFMCKQQIQQKQDDPMTIAMEKARQCVFGDSGYGAVMTPESVDAVTVAGLQQFWKHYVVKDNVRIGIVTSLNKEIILDHITQLTDAIAHGYAVDYPVDLEKAIRNVSNKELYFIEKDIPQSTIVMATVAPPIKSANRYALEVGNYILGGGSFNSWLMNEIRVKRGYAYSTGSVLRLRKNTGLFLAYSQTQAATTLSTIEIMKKVIAQYAQTGPSEEQVRWAKDALVKSYIFEFNSLRDIIQFYMWLDYNTLPVSYIHEYTDGINSVTKDTITQCFNDIASKYIIVVVGNKEVKQLLDSNAIPYKVNCTNTLPNK; via the coding sequence ATGAGGAAGAAAATCTTTGTAATTATACTTTTTGGTATAGTATCCCTTCCATTCCTTGTATCAGGCAAAAGCCCTATTACATTGCCACACATTGAAACAATCAAAAGCAATGGAGTGAATGTTTATTACACACAAGATACTTTGCCCCAGTGCACAGTGTATATTTCCATTGGTGCAGGCACTTTGTATGAAAATGCACACAATGCTGGCATTAGCCAGATGGCAGCGCTGGTGCTATCGCTTGGCGGTAGCAAAAATTACCCAAGTATCAATGAGTACATAGATGCAGTTGGCGGCCGCTATTCCGTGAGTGCCTCTTTTGAAACTGTTACTATCACTATGCGTGTACATCAGGATGAAGCAGTAAAAGCCTTTGCTATCTTAGCTGATATTATTGCCAATCCGCTTTTTGATGAAAAGCTTGTGGCTACTGCGCGTTTTATGTGCAAGCAGCAGATACAGCAAAAGCAGGATGATCCAATGACTATTGCAATGGAAAAAGCACGGCAATGTGTGTTTGGCGATAGTGGCTATGGAGCGGTCATGACCCCAGAATCAGTGGATGCTGTTACCGTTGCAGGGTTACAACAGTTTTGGAAGCACTATGTTGTGAAAGATAATGTCCGCATTGGAATTGTAACCTCATTGAACAAAGAAATAATACTAGATCACATCACTCAATTAACTGATGCCATTGCTCACGGTTATGCTGTTGATTACCCAGTAGATTTGGAAAAGGCAATAAGAAATGTTAGCAATAAAGAATTATACTTTATTGAAAAGGATATTCCACAATCAACAATCGTTATGGCAACTGTTGCCCCTCCAATTAAAAGCGCGAATCGTTATGCGCTTGAGGTTGGAAATTACATACTGGGTGGTGGTTCATTTAATTCATGGCTCATGAATGAAATACGGGTAAAGAGGGGGTATGCGTATTCTACTGGATCGGTGCTTCGATTGCGTAAAAATACTGGTCTTTTTTTAGCTTATTCCCAGACACAGGCTGCCACAACATTATCCACTATTGAAATAATGAAAAAGGTTATAGCTCAGTATGCTCAAACAGGACCATCAGAAGAACAAGTGCGGTGGGCAAAGGATGCACTTGTGAAAAGTTACATATTTGAGTTCAACTCACTGCGCGATATTATACAATTTTATATGTGGCTGGATTATAATACTCTGCCAGTATCATATATACATGAATATACAGATGGAATAAATTCTGTGACAAAAGATACTATTACTCAATGCTTTAACGATATTGCAAGTAAATATATTATTGTGGTTGTGGGGAATAAAGAAGTGAAGCAACTACTGGATAGTAATGCAATACCTTACAAAGTCAATTGTACAAATACTTTACCCAACAAATGA
- the raiA gene encoding ribosome-associated translation inhibitor RaiA has protein sequence MNLIITGRNFEVSDSIRDYATKKLSKLSKYFHQLIDMHVWLLIERQDHIAEITVNGDGVQFYAKEKAGDMYSAIDLLLDKIEQQIVRYKERHSGHKVTPLSELEDIATFTVKGEQSSITVRQVSNKPVDEKEAYLQMKLDNADFTLFKKDEKKVKDTIDYMNKNYAVIYKDGDGYSMVEIPFEMIQSNSFDTSKFNEYTLEIKNDSSVNPDIKLKKKKSCGVKMMTINDAVAEIAKNNASFVVFFNTETNYLNIIYKRGKNLELLVPAF, from the coding sequence ATGAATCTAATAATTACAGGCAGAAATTTTGAAGTAAGCGATAGCATTCGCGACTATGCTACAAAGAAGTTATCAAAACTGAGTAAGTATTTCCATCAGCTGATTGATATGCATGTGTGGTTACTTATTGAGCGCCAGGACCACATTGCCGAAATTACCGTTAATGGCGATGGTGTTCAGTTTTATGCAAAGGAAAAAGCAGGCGATATGTATTCAGCCATAGACCTTTTGCTGGATAAGATAGAGCAGCAGATAGTGCGATATAAGGAACGGCATTCGGGCCATAAGGTTACTCCGTTAAGTGAGCTTGAAGATATAGCTACTTTTACAGTAAAAGGTGAACAAAGCTCTATTACAGTACGGCAGGTTAGCAATAAGCCTGTAGATGAAAAGGAAGCATATTTGCAGATGAAATTGGATAATGCTGATTTTACTTTATTCAAGAAAGATGAAAAGAAAGTAAAAGATACAATTGACTATATGAATAAAAATTATGCAGTTATCTATAAAGATGGGGATGGCTATTCAATGGTTGAAATTCCCTTTGAAATGATTCAATCCAATTCGTTTGATACATCAAAATTTAATGAATATACACTTGAAATAAAAAATGATTCATCAGTAAATCCTGATATAAAATTGAAAAAGAAAAAATCATGTGGTGTAAAGATGATGACAATCAACGATGCAGTGGCTGAAATAGCTAAAAATAATGCATCTTTTGTGGTATTTTTTAATACCGAAACAAATTATCTTAATATAATTTATAAGCGCGGCAAGAATTTAGAACTACTAGTGCCGGCATTTTAA
- a CDS encoding insulinase family protein produces MIKKQWIISLAFLLIITLFTMSYRPIYANPLLGIGNVEQYTLPNGITCLLVNRGYAPTLALLISFKVGSVDENYQTAGAAHLLEHMMFKGTKTIGTTNFEEENKLLQQIEAIGETIDRISLTNPDNVQLPVLKERLKILQEKANAYVVNSAYDAIYTQAGGINFNAGTSRDMTQYYIELPNEALELWAKLESERIKEPVFRQFYTERNTVYEERLMRYESDPQNKLFEDFLGLAFLAHPYRHPTIGYKSNIPFLSLSLVRKFYFEHYTPQKMTITVVGKQDTAHTLKILHQYFGTIPQSPSQDFVAINEDTKNSRRLVMYADATPYLLIGWHKPTMPHFDDYVFDIVAEILAGGKSSKLYKKLVIEKKIASQVNAYNGYPGARYNNLFILECTPKDSSLIEDVESMLYKELYELAQNCTQDDITAAVRRLESALIFDIDTNIGIARLLSYYQTITNNWRYILTYSDMLGKVTCNDIQRVISTYCKKEWATVAVLKKM; encoded by the coding sequence ATGATAAAAAAACAATGGATAATAAGTTTGGCATTTCTTCTCATCATTACACTCTTTACCATGAGCTATCGCCCAATTTATGCAAATCCTTTGCTTGGAATTGGAAATGTTGAACAATACACATTGCCTAATGGCATAACGTGTTTACTGGTAAACCGCGGGTATGCGCCAACGCTGGCATTGCTCATTTCTTTTAAAGTGGGTTCAGTTGATGAAAATTATCAGACAGCAGGTGCAGCGCACCTGCTGGAACACATGATGTTTAAGGGCACAAAAACTATTGGTACTACAAACTTTGAAGAAGAAAATAAATTGTTACAGCAGATAGAAGCAATTGGCGAAACCATTGATAGGATTTCATTAACAAACCCTGATAATGTGCAGTTGCCCGTGTTGAAAGAGCGCCTAAAGATACTACAGGAAAAGGCAAATGCATATGTGGTAAACTCAGCCTACGATGCCATCTACACGCAGGCTGGTGGCATTAACTTCAATGCTGGCACTTCGCGTGATATGACGCAGTACTACATAGAGCTTCCCAATGAAGCGTTGGAACTGTGGGCAAAGCTGGAATCAGAGCGCATTAAAGAGCCGGTATTCAGACAGTTTTACACTGAACGCAACACAGTGTATGAGGAACGCCTCATGCGCTATGAGTCGGATCCGCAAAATAAATTGTTTGAAGATTTTTTAGGTCTTGCATTTTTGGCTCATCCCTACCGACATCCTACTATTGGTTACAAATCAAACATTCCGTTTTTATCGTTAAGTTTGGTGCGTAAATTTTATTTTGAACACTACACTCCGCAAAAGATGACCATCACTGTTGTGGGAAAACAGGATACAGCACATACGCTGAAAATATTACATCAATATTTTGGCACTATTCCACAATCGCCCTCACAGGATTTTGTTGCAATAAACGAAGATACTAAAAACAGCCGAAGGCTGGTAATGTACGCTGATGCAACACCATATCTTTTGATTGGATGGCATAAACCTACCATGCCTCATTTTGATGATTATGTGTTTGATATTGTGGCTGAGATTTTAGCAGGAGGGAAGAGTTCAAAGCTTTATAAAAAGCTAGTAATAGAAAAAAAGATTGCATCACAGGTTAATGCGTATAATGGGTATCCGGGAGCTCGATACAATAATCTTTTTATTCTTGAGTGTACTCCAAAGGACAGTTCATTAATTGAAGATGTGGAATCAATGCTATATAAAGAACTATATGAACTTGCACAGAACTGCACTCAAGATGACATTACTGCCGCAGTGCGCCGGCTTGAATCTGCGCTCATTTTTGACATTGATACCAATATTGGCATAGCACGGCTGCTCAGCTACTATCAAACAATTACCAACAACTGGCGGTATATACTTACCTACAGCGATATGCTTGGTAAAGTGACATGCAATGATATACAGCGTGTCATTAGTACCTATTGCAAAAAAGAATGGGCAACTGTAGCAGTGTTGAAAAAGATGTAA
- a CDS encoding PilZ domain-containing protein, whose translation MTEKRQHQRKECNIKTRFEYFEGDPEKVSTNQKPAIKSKGYILNISSSGLFMVCNCRVSVQMPMKLYCKINKTKLELTGLIVRTGMIHDNPSEVAQRYATKKVKGDSYVAIRFNELLPEEIIAQV comes from the coding sequence ATGACCGAAAAACGTCAACATCAACGTAAAGAATGCAACATTAAAACTCGATTTGAATATTTTGAAGGTGATCCAGAAAAAGTTAGTACAAACCAAAAGCCAGCAATAAAATCCAAAGGATATATTCTCAACATCAGTTCTTCCGGTTTGTTTATGGTATGCAATTGTCGCGTCAGTGTTCAGATGCCAATGAAACTGTATTGCAAAATCAATAAAACCAAACTGGAATTAACTGGCTTAATTGTCCGCACCGGAATGATACATGACAATCCATCTGAGGTGGCACAACGGTACGCAACAAAAAAAGTTAAGGGCGATAGTTACGTTGCTATACGCTTTAATGAACTTTTACCAGAAGAAATAATAGCGCAGGTATAA
- a CDS encoding transposase, whose amino-acid sequence MTLFNNRFRIESSRLQGYDYSQDGAYFITICTKDRVPYFGEIINGIIHHSKIGDIAKQEWLKTPQLRPNMGIVLDEFVIMPDHIHMIFLINQNCRRDAMHGVNTTTVHGVTTVHGVST is encoded by the coding sequence ATGACATTATTTAATAATCGTTTTAGGATTGAATCATCACGATTACAGGGATATGATTATTCACAAGATGGTGCATATTTTATTACCATATGTACCAAAGACAGAGTGCCATATTTTGGGGAAATAATTAATGGCATTATTCATCATTCCAAAATTGGTGATATAGCAAAACAGGAATGGTTAAAAACGCCACAATTACGACCAAATATGGGCATTGTTCTGGACGAATTTGTAATTATGCCCGATCATATACATATGATTTTTCTTATAAACCAAAATTGTCGTCGTGACGCCATGCATGGTGTCAATACTACGACGGTGCATGGCGTAACTACGGTGCATGGTGTCTCCAC
- the rpoN gene encoding RNA polymerase factor sigma-54 has product MAFLKLDVVQTQRLRLTQSLRQSLDLLQIPTLELEDIILQELEENPVLECDDSLDEGFESLDAATKTEIEGISTKEEYTVEYESEDTGSIEYEKKNVMEIVSQAETLQEHLLTQARMLELSPDEMMMLEEIITSLDDNGFLSSTIENLQKELGADSSKIQKLLHIIQTLDPVGCGATNVTDSLRIQAHYFYPDDILLQHIIKDYLPYIQRYEYDKVAKQLNISKEEVKEKAILLTTLTPYPGAHFFTRKPIYVRPDIEVQLIDGEVVINLVDDWMPKLYINARYIEMLKQKKVDEKTREFIHDKVNAAKNLINNISRRNETLLLVAYAIMNRQKDFLQKGPGFLKPLIYADLESELGFHESTIARAVANKYAQTKWGVFEFKYFFVKKIQSVHNDDTSSDMIMKRIKELVQNESKQNPLSDEEILDILKAEGIRIARRTIAKYRDLLSIPASHIRKKSYLIKHEGNHESNNYRQKF; this is encoded by the coding sequence ATGGCTTTCTTAAAGCTTGATGTGGTACAAACCCAGCGTTTACGCCTTACCCAGAGTCTGCGACAATCACTGGACCTGTTACAAATACCAACACTTGAATTAGAGGATATTATCTTACAGGAACTGGAAGAAAATCCTGTCCTTGAATGTGATGATAGCCTTGATGAAGGCTTTGAATCATTGGATGCTGCCACCAAAACAGAAATAGAAGGAATTTCCACCAAAGAAGAGTATACTGTAGAATATGAAAGCGAAGATACTGGTTCTATTGAATATGAAAAAAAGAATGTTATGGAGATTGTGTCTCAGGCTGAAACACTGCAGGAGCATTTGTTGACACAGGCACGAATGCTAGAGCTATCGCCTGATGAAATGATGATGCTTGAAGAAATCATTACCAGTCTTGATGATAATGGATTTTTATCAAGTACTATAGAAAATTTGCAAAAAGAATTAGGTGCCGATAGCTCAAAGATACAAAAACTGCTGCATATTATTCAAACCCTGGATCCTGTTGGATGTGGTGCAACAAATGTTACAGATTCATTACGTATTCAGGCACACTATTTTTATCCTGATGACATACTGTTGCAGCACATAATAAAGGATTATCTGCCATACATTCAGCGGTATGAATACGATAAAGTGGCAAAACAACTAAATATCAGTAAGGAAGAAGTAAAAGAAAAAGCCATACTCCTTACTACTTTAACACCTTACCCTGGAGCTCATTTTTTTACCCGTAAACCAATTTATGTTCGCCCGGATATTGAAGTGCAACTTATTGATGGGGAGGTTGTTATTAATTTGGTGGATGACTGGATGCCAAAGCTATATATAAATGCTCGTTATATTGAGATGCTGAAGCAAAAAAAAGTTGATGAAAAAACAAGGGAATTTATACATGATAAAGTGAACGCAGCAAAAAACTTGATAAACAATATCAGCAGGCGGAATGAAACACTTCTTCTTGTTGCCTATGCAATAATGAATAGGCAAAAAGATTTTTTACAAAAAGGACCCGGTTTTTTAAAGCCTTTAATTTACGCAGATCTTGAATCTGAACTGGGATTCCATGAATCAACTATTGCTCGGGCGGTGGCTAATAAATATGCACAAACAAAATGGGGCGTGTTTGAGTTTAAATATTTCTTTGTGAAAAAAATTCAGTCTGTACACAATGATGATACATCATCCGACATGATCATGAAACGCATTAAGGAGCTTGTGCAGAATGAATCCAAACAAAATCCTTTAAGTGATGAGGAAATACTTGACATACTGAAGGCAGAAGGTATTCGTATTGCGCGCAGGACAATTGCAAAATACAGGGATTTGTTATCTATCCCTGCGTCACATATACGTAAAAAATCATACTTAATTAAACATGAGGGTAACCATGAATCTAATAATTACAGGCAGAAATTTTGA